The Nomascus leucogenys isolate Asia chromosome 4, Asia_NLE_v1, whole genome shotgun sequence genome includes the window TTTACTGGAAATAATCTCTTGAAAATTTCCATGATTTCGGGCCTAAGATTACAGAAGTCAGAATCCTACCAGAAGATTAAACAACAGAACTGtgccttctgcctcagcttcctttccTTGTTTGGTATTTTAAGTCTCAATTCTCTAGTATTCTTCTGTATCTTGTAGTAAGTTACAAGGGAAACAGCCAAATTCAGACTTTCTTGTGGTTCCAGAGGTTCTGTTCTTTATAGATAATTTTACCAACCACTTCCTATTTGTTAATTATTGGAAAAACAACTTTCTAATAGGGGCTTGGCCTATTAAACAAGCCAAAGATGTTAACAGTAAGACGGTTGGAAATGCCAAAATTGGGAACTAGATTACCTCACCAACAGGGGACCAGTTTCTGATTCTCTTTTCTGGTTACATGGTAGAGATaagatggaaaaacaaagacACTATAGTAATAACATACAAGGAATTGTCTAGGAATACCTAGCTAGCTAGCTGGTCAACCAAATCTTAACTTAGCAGACATGTTAAGCATTCCTATTACAACAAATTTCTATCTGTGTGACTTTAGCAAGCCTTTTACCTGATATGAATATTTGGCTTTGGACAAATgcacaaatgaagaaattaatcCAAAATTTCCAGATGTGAAAGAATAGGTTAAACGTGAGTTTTAACTTAattgggaaattatttttaaaaggatctcTCTGTATTAACAGTAATCCCTCTTCTACCTAAAATAAGATGCTATGAGAAAGCTTGCTAGTCTCCTGGAAGCCCTGACCAGTAATAGCATCTCTGGTTCTTAAGGCAGTGCTATGTTAGATAGAAATTGAATATTCAAGGTGAACTGTCCCATTGCCACAACTAGCTACAAAAAATACTTGTGGTTTGCCTGGCCTATTGATTTATTAGATTACAACTGAGAAAGAATGGCTATtaaatttgaagatatcttttatGCATTTGCCTGATTTTGTGCCAGCCCTGGGTTTATATAAGGAGCAACTGCAATTCTGACAACAATCAGGAGAGTCgaaaataaatgtttagttgTTGTTCCTCCTACACTATTTATACATCTGAAATAaattccattatttcattccataaCACCAGGAGAAGATTCTCTTCTTCCATCTGTTTAGGGCATCTTTGATTTCCTTGTTCCTCAGGCTGTAGATCACTGGATTTAACATGGGGATTATAACTGTGTATAAGACTGATGCCAACTTGTTTTGGCTCAGGGAATCACCAGCATTAGGATACATATAAACAAAGATACCTGAGCCAAAGAAAAGGATCACTGCTGTCAGGTGAGAAGCACAAGTGTTGAAAGCTTTGGCTCTGCCTTCAGCTGAGGAGATCTTCAGAATGGTGGCAATGATATAACTGTAAGATATCATGATAACTAAGACAGACGTGAGTCCAAAGATCACTGTGAGAACAGAGGTCATTACTTGAAAGAAAAAGGTGTCAGAACAGGATAGAATCAGCAGCTGGGGCAGATCACAGAAGAAATGGTTGATGACATTTGGCCCACAGAAATGGAGCTGAAGCAAGGCACAGAGTTGGATAAATGAGCCTAAGAATCCAGTTATACAAGATCCTGCCACCATCTGCACGCAAAGGATGGGCGACATGATGGCCCTGTAGAGCAGAGGGTCACAAATGGCAGCATATCGATCATAAGCCATGGCTGCCAGAAGACAGCACTCAGTTAGACCTAGGCTAGAGAAGAAAAAGTACTGCATACTGCACCCCATAAAGGAGATGAATTTATGCTTCTTGAGGAAGTCTGAGAGCATCttgggggctatagtggaaacaTAGCAGATGTCCAGAAACGACAGATTACTAAGGAAAAAGTACATAGGTGTATGCAGATGGGAGTCCATCCTGATAAGGGTGATGAGGCTTATGTTCCAGGACACTGTCAGGAGGTAGATCCCTAGGAAtattgaaaagaggaaaatagtGAGCTTTGGAAATTCAGAGAATCCCAAGAGAATGAACTTTGTAATTCTTGTACTGTTCCTTTCCCCAGTCATTGCACTGGTGATTCTAGTATCTGTAGGAAAAAAGAGTATAAATCTCTATGTCAGTTGTTATCCCAATTTCTGTTGAAATAAACTACCTTGTATCCACACTGAACACAGAACCAAGTGAAATATTGATCCAAGTTAAAGGAAATAACCCTGATTAACCTTGGCCCTTAAGAGCTACAATGGTTCTGTGCAGCAGTTTTTCCACATGTAAAAGAGGATAACTACCCTTTTCATTGTTAACCTATCAGGCTCTTATGAGAACAAAAGAAAGTATAAGAACATTTGGAAGGGATTTGTTAAAAGACGTTTTGGAAACTTTAGCATATTGCTAATGGAATTACAATCCCTGTGCATAATTCAGTGACTAAGAGCATGGACTTACATGTCATACTGCTGTTTTTGGATTGTGGTTCTGCTACCTACAAACTGTGTTAGTATCTTTGTGCTTGTTATTTCATCAGTAAAATAGGGATAGTAAACCTGTCTCAGGTTCTAACTGAGGTTATGTATGGTATCTGTCATGCACATAGCAAGAATTTTATGAAAGTGGTGTCATTAGGGGATATCTTTCTAGCATaattttgaagcactcttttggTTTgtgaaaaacttaaatttaaatgtttaatgggTCATATAGGTAACATTCTCTGACTACAGTGTTATTAAGTTAGAAATCAGTAGCAAattgatcattagaaaaatatcaTAATTGAAAACTAATtacatattttcaaactattcactaacattattatattaaataatgttaaatCTAATGAAtaattatggaaatgcaaattaaaacagtggATACAATTTCACACTTGCCATTTTGACAAAAATTAAGAAGTGGGGCAATATCAAGTATTGACTAgaacataaaataaatggaatcctCATCCCCTGTTATTGGGAGTGCAAACTACTATGATTGCTTTGGAAAGCAGTTCAGTAACACTTAATATGGAAGAATATGTAAACACAATATAACCCTCAAATTCCAATACTAAGTGTATTCTCTAGAAAACAAAATCCTCtgtaaaacaaaaactcaaataaTAGATACAAGGGCTAGTAGAGAGTTGAGTCCAAGTGTGGTGCTCTATTTTGAGGCCACTGAAACCCTTTCAAAGGTGGTCTGAAAGATCAAAGTTCTTCCTGggtaaaaaaaatccattcaaagTCAAGATAGACTAGTGGATGTAACTATGTATGCTAAGTTCATTGATACGGTCTTCAATTTTACAACTACcctttaagaaactaccatcTGTGGAGTTTTGGTATAGTATTAAAGAAGTTTATACATGACTCTCTGAAAAGACTGTTAAAATACTCCTTCTTTTTCCAATTACATATCTATGTGAGGCCAGATTTCCTCAACCAAAACTGTTTATTGCAACAGattgaaagagaaacaaatataaGAATCCAGCAGCCTTCTAAGAAGCAGAGATGTATGACATTTTCAAAACTGTAGAACAATGCTACTGCTCACaagctatttttgttttagataattattgatttttatacactgttttattaaaatattttactcacATTAACCAATTTAtacctgaggttgcaattttttgaatttgaaaaatcagacctttgctatgaccttgagcagtaggatataaatgaCTCCCACATgcagtgtaaactagttcaaccattgtggaagtcagtgtggtgattcctcgaggatctagaactagaaataccatttgacccagctatcccattactgggtatatactcaaaggattacaagccatgctactataaagacacatgcacacgtatgtttactgtggcactattcactatagcaaagacttggaaccaacccaaatgtccatcactgatagactggattaagaaaatgtggcacatatacaccatggaatactatgcagccataaaaaaggatgagtgcaTGTCCTTCAtagcgacatggatgaagctggaaaccataattctgagcaaactatcgcaaggacggaaaaacaaacaccgcatgttctcactcataggtgggaattgaacaatgagaacacttggacacagggtggggaacatcacgcaccggggcctgtcatagggtggggagatgggggacggatagcattaggaggaatacctaatgtaaatgacgggttagtgggtgcagcacaccaacatggcacatgtatacatatgtaacaaacctgcacgttgtgcacatgtaccctagaacttaaagtatagtaataataaaaaaattactaccTCAAAGTAAgcacagtgaaaaaataaaagataaaaataaataaataaaataaataaatgacccccacgtgcttagcgttccaataattgAACACTAggcataattaatatataatgagTGAAGAAAATATGCAGAACAGAACTAGTGAGTGATAAGTGGCTTAAACCTATTAATATTGTTTGCATACTGATGGATTTtgaatatcaaaaagataaatcaACTATAATTTTTAGAGTATgtcatcaataataataatatgtaacaGTTATTCAGCACTTACTGTCCTAGCCATTCTTCTAAgacatttatttaatcttcacaacaacctcaTTTTAATATAAAGCACAGGAAGTCAGGGAACTTTCCCATGATCTCAATATTAATAAGTGATACAGCTAGGAACCCTCTCAGATAGACTGACACCAGGGTCCAGCATTGAACAGTTATGCTATACTACCAATTTACATACAGTTTTTAtctctttcatctttattttcctgGTCACTATTAGCATTGCaccatttaattaaattaatgcaTAAGTTGTTAGAGCTTTGTggattcattttaaattataaataaaataaaagtaggtgGAGTCTAAAGGTCACACTGGCCCAACATAAATTGTAGCTAAAGTAAATCGCCCTCTGCATCAACTATTGCAACTATTAATATCCCCTTGACCTGCGAAGATGGCCATAAatgatcatttttaatatttcataaagttattaaaattacACATTTATACAAAAAACAGTATCAAGTTGCTTCAGCATAAAATTACATTAACTCCCTTTGGCTACTCTATTTTAGACTCAGCAAAAGTTTTAATTATCTCTGATAAATAAACTTCGGAAACTAACTACTGAAAAGCAGAGTATATTTGGCGTCACCATTAATCGACTTTGTGATTTGGGGCAAAGTAATTCACCTTTATGtgccttcatttcttcatctctatGGGAAGAATCATCATCACTTCATAGGCTTTTGCAAGAACTTAACTATGATATGTAAAGTAACAACTAGGCTGTCAAAAACGGGAGTTGTTATac containing:
- the LOC100590012 gene encoding olfactory receptor 1440-like, which produces MDSHLHTPMYFFLSNLSFLDICYVSTIAPKMLSDFLKKHKFISFMGCSMQYFFFSSLGLTECCLLAAMAYDRYAAICDPLLYRAIMSPILCVQMVAGSCITGFLGSFIQLCALLQLHFCGPNVINHFFCDLPQLLILSCSDTFFFQVMTSVLTVIFGLTSVLVIMISYSYIIATILKISSAEGRAKAFNTCASHLTAVILFFGSGIFVYMYPNAGDSLSQNKLASVLYTVIIPMLNPVIYSLRNKEIKDALNRWKKRIFSWCYGMK